One genomic region from Halococcus qingdaonensis encodes:
- a CDS encoding NADH-quinone oxidoreductase subunit N — protein sequence MAPLPDWTAAAPAILLGLTAIALLIIDSISPRSKNRNLLAGTTLVGTLAALAAAVGLLVTGTGTNGGVAIYGGQIVVDGMSLFFTIIFTSVAALVTLASYDYLAGETEQAEYYALVMLATTGMAMMASAGSLALVFVSFELLSLPSYALVAFLKDNRGSVEASLKYLLVGALSSAILLYGISLIYGVTGGLSFETIAANIQNSGLTGMLGIGVLMVLGGFAFKTASVPFHFWAPEAYEGAPGPISAFLSSASKAAGFVVAFRVFTVAFGLDIVSSVDWVLAFQVLAIVTMTLGNFAAATQDNVKRMLAYSSVGQAGYVLIGLAALGGGQDALVLGMSMTHLLVYGFMNTGAFLFIALAEHWDIGRTFADYNGLGSQAPIACAAMSVFMLSLAGIPLGGGFLSKYFLFGAAVGAGFWWLAAIAIVNSVLSLYYYLRVVRAMWFEESNGDRTIEGYPLGLYTAVIAAAVVTVLLIPAFNFVADPAVDAAAALF from the coding sequence ATGGCACCCCTCCCCGATTGGACGGCGGCCGCACCGGCCATCCTGCTCGGGCTGACGGCGATCGCACTGCTGATCATCGACAGCATCAGTCCGCGCTCGAAGAACCGAAACCTGCTTGCGGGCACGACGCTCGTGGGGACGCTGGCGGCGCTCGCGGCGGCGGTCGGACTGCTCGTCACCGGGACGGGCACGAACGGTGGCGTCGCCATCTACGGCGGCCAGATCGTCGTCGACGGGATGAGCCTGTTCTTCACGATCATCTTCACGAGCGTCGCGGCGCTCGTCACGCTCGCGAGCTACGACTACCTCGCCGGTGAGACCGAACAGGCCGAATACTACGCGCTCGTGATGCTCGCGACGACCGGGATGGCGATGATGGCCTCTGCCGGCAGTCTCGCGCTCGTCTTCGTGAGTTTCGAGCTGCTTTCGCTGCCCTCCTACGCGCTCGTCGCGTTCCTGAAGGACAATCGTGGTAGCGTCGAGGCCAGTCTGAAATATCTCCTCGTCGGCGCGCTGTCGTCGGCGATCCTGCTCTACGGCATCAGCCTCATCTACGGCGTCACCGGCGGGCTGTCGTTCGAGACGATCGCCGCGAACATCCAGAACAGCGGTCTCACGGGTATGCTCGGCATCGGCGTGCTGATGGTGCTCGGCGGGTTCGCGTTCAAGACCGCGAGTGTGCCGTTCCACTTCTGGGCACCGGAGGCCTACGAGGGCGCTCCGGGACCGATCTCAGCGTTCCTCTCCTCGGCGTCGAAGGCCGCCGGGTTCGTCGTCGCCTTCCGCGTCTTCACCGTCGCGTTCGGGCTCGACATCGTCTCCAGCGTCGACTGGGTGCTCGCCTTCCAGGTGCTCGCGATCGTCACGATGACGCTCGGTAACTTCGCCGCCGCGACACAGGACAACGTCAAGCGGATGCTCGCGTACTCCTCGGTCGGCCAGGCGGGCTACGTGCTCATCGGACTGGCCGCCCTCGGTGGCGGGCAGGACGCGCTCGTGTTGGGCATGAGTATGACCCACCTGCTGGTCTACGGGTTCATGAACACCGGGGCCTTCCTGTTCATCGCGCTCGCCGAACACTGGGACATCGGCCGGACGTTCGCCGACTACAACGGACTCGGTTCGCAGGCACCGATCGCCTGTGCCGCGATGTCGGTGTTCATGCTGAGCCTCGCCGGCATCCCGCTCGGCGGCGGGTTCCTCTCGAAGTACTTCCTGTTCGGCGCGGCTGTCGGCGCGGGCTTCTGGTGGCTCGCGGCCATCGCGATCGTCAACAGCGTGCTCTCGCTGTACTACTATCTGCGCGTGGTGCGCGCGATGTGGTTCGAGGAGTCGAACGGCGATCGCACGATCGAGGGCTACCCGCTCGGTCTCTACACTGCCGTCATCGCCGCCGCAGTCGTCACGGTGCTGCTGATCCCGGCGTTCAACTTCGTCGCCGATCCGGCGGTCGACGCGGCTGCGGCACTGTT